The Ignavibacteriota bacterium genome contains a region encoding:
- a CDS encoding peptidylprolyl isomerase — protein sequence MNFKHYLIFIGLLGTLLVIGCGEKEDPVVLEIGAKKIGLGEYENFFAKNTGGWDAAKKSPQEDREKFLDLLTNYKLKLLDAYDRGYDKDPEIQAELKEYRSSLAASYLVEREVTEQGVKNMYDRRKEEIRAQHILLALKPTATPEETLAVYTKAKEIIAQLKDGASFDTLVMQYSEDQTAKQNYGDVYYFTSGQLASSFEAAAYSMKKGQITQTPVRSSSGYHIIKILDRKPSEYQIKVRHIMARFTNANDSTDTTNALARIKGLQDSLKNGWKFADLAVKLSEDAGSAPEGGDLGWFERRRWVQPFDEAAFTLKAGQTSGIVKTPFGFHLIYCDSTKKLPPFAEIKEELKKRYQQYRFNEEYQQYVEGLKVQYKYSFNEDVFQLFASLLDSNQSVDDSGWSEAVPTDVFTKSLFTINNKSVIVDTIVSMFNRKMEFRSTMLRPAELRQKIGHMVEGFVLDEKSIGLEAAHPDFASLMKEYEDGIILFKAEQQEVWNKVSVNDSALKDYYSKNKERFKFPNRVAYSEIEIESDTLALMLYDSLTKGADFAELAERHNNDPELKAKKGAHELEPVTQDDFTKLADSMQVGEISEPIELMMGGFVIMKVTKKESERIKTYEEAGAELSNAFQEYESKRLEKLWLDKIKERYPVKQFKEQLSKAFSSAPPNS from the coding sequence ATGAACTTCAAACATTATCTCATATTCATTGGCTTACTTGGCACATTGCTCGTCATTGGATGCGGCGAGAAAGAAGACCCGGTCGTTCTTGAAATTGGAGCGAAGAAAATCGGGTTGGGCGAGTATGAGAATTTCTTTGCAAAAAATACCGGCGGCTGGGATGCAGCAAAGAAAAGTCCGCAGGAAGACCGAGAAAAGTTTTTAGACCTACTAACAAATTACAAATTAAAACTCCTCGATGCCTACGACCGCGGGTACGATAAAGACCCGGAGATTCAGGCAGAGTTGAAAGAGTACCGTTCAAGTTTGGCGGCTTCGTATCTTGTCGAGCGGGAAGTGACTGAGCAGGGCGTCAAGAACATGTACGACCGTCGCAAAGAAGAAATCCGCGCTCAGCATATTCTTCTTGCTCTGAAACCGACTGCAACTCCCGAAGAAACATTGGCAGTGTACACGAAGGCAAAAGAAATTATCGCTCAACTGAAAGACGGCGCGTCGTTCGATACGCTCGTCATGCAGTACTCGGAAGACCAAACAGCAAAACAAAACTACGGAGATGTGTATTATTTCACCTCAGGACAACTTGCTTCATCATTCGAGGCGGCAGCGTATTCGATGAAGAAAGGTCAGATAACACAAACTCCCGTGCGCAGTTCATCCGGTTATCATATCATAAAAATATTGGATAGAAAACCATCCGAGTATCAAATCAAAGTACGACATATCATGGCGCGGTTTACCAATGCGAATGATTCCACCGACACAACAAATGCACTCGCGAGAATTAAAGGATTGCAGGATAGTTTGAAGAACGGTTGGAAGTTTGCTGACCTCGCTGTGAAACTTTCGGAAGATGCAGGTAGCGCACCGGAAGGCGGAGACCTCGGTTGGTTCGAACGCCGTCGCTGGGTTCAGCCGTTCGATGAAGCGGCATTCACATTGAAAGCCGGACAAACTTCGGGCATCGTGAAAACACCATTCGGGTTCCATTTGATTTATTGTGACAGCACAAAGAAACTTCCGCCGTTTGCTGAAATCAAAGAAGAATTAAAAAAGCGGTATCAACAATATCGCTTCAACGAGGAATACCAGCAATACGTTGAGGGATTAAAAGTACAGTACAAGTATTCATTTAATGAAGATGTGTTTCAGTTGTTCGCCTCGTTGCTTGATTCAAACCAGAGTGTTGATGATAGCGGATGGTCGGAAGCGGTTCCAACAGATGTGTTTACAAAATCACTCTTCACAATCAATAACAAGTCAGTCATTGTTGATACTATCGTCAGCATGTTTAACCGGAAAATGGAATTCCGGAGTACGATGCTTCGCCCCGCCGAACTACGCCAGAAAATTGGTCACATGGTTGAAGGATTTGTACTCGATGAAAAATCAATTGGCTTGGAAGCGGCGCATCCGGATTTCGCTTCATTAATGAAAGAATACGAGGATGGTATTATCCTGTTCAAAGCAGAACAACAGGAAGTCTGGAATAAAGTTTCTGTGAATGATTCTGCCCTGAAAGATTATTATTCAAAGAATAAAGAACGGTTTAAGTTTCCGAACCGTGTAGCGTACAGTGAAATTGAAATCGAATCGGATACGCTCGCTCTCATGTTGTATGATTCGCTCACGAAAGGTGCGGATTTTGCGGAACTTGCAGAGCGCCACAACAACGACCCTGAATTGAAAGCGAAAAAAGGCGCACACGAATTAGAGCCGGTTACGCAAGATGATTTCACAAAGTTGGCTGACTCAATGCAGGTCGGTGAAATTTCCGAACCGATTGAATTGATGATGGGCGGATTTGTCATCATGAAAGTGACGAAAAAAGAATCGGAACGAATCAAGACATACGAAGAAGCCGGTGCGGAACTCTCGAACGCGTTTCAGGAATACGAATCGAAGCGGCTCGAAAAACTCTGGCTCGACAAAATCAAAGAGCGATATCCGGTCAAACAATTTAAAGAGCAACTTAGCAAAGCGTTTTCGTCTGCACCGCCGAATTCATGA
- a CDS encoding peptidyl-prolyl cis-trans isomerase: protein MKLLFLIVAIAVAFAGCEQRQEQKQILARVGDAVLTLDEARLDVDTTSALYEHQLRMYVTTWIRTEMLYQEAVRRGMENSSAFQRQLHDARKQLAIQQLLEQVAIQDTTGVPAGEFEQYFSRHADEFVVREDGMKLNVIGFSTRARASAFAGQLARGSSWNKALEMLMNDSSAAVEITTAFSNHYFIQRSMVFPELWKVAQTLDVNDVSFPVRTPSGYVIIQLLSTVKKGSTPQYELVQDEVRARYLREKKQLQIDSLIGTLRAQTTVEMLLPTVQETDTIQNEIHD from the coding sequence ATGAAACTGCTTTTTCTCATCGTTGCAATAGCTGTTGCTTTTGCAGGGTGTGAACAGCGACAGGAACAAAAACAAATTCTCGCGCGAGTCGGCGACGCCGTATTGACGTTGGATGAAGCCCGTTTAGATGTAGATACCACATCGGCGCTGTATGAACATCAGTTGCGGATGTATGTTACGACATGGATTCGAACCGAGATGTTGTATCAGGAAGCGGTTCGGCGCGGCATGGAAAATTCTTCCGCGTTTCAACGGCAACTCCATGATGCACGGAAGCAACTTGCAATTCAGCAACTTCTTGAACAGGTCGCAATTCAAGATACGACGGGAGTTCCGGCGGGCGAATTCGAACAATATTTTTCCCGGCACGCAGATGAATTTGTCGTTCGGGAAGATGGAATGAAACTGAACGTTATCGGATTTTCGACACGGGCACGGGCAAGCGCGTTTGCCGGGCAACTTGCGCGAGGTTCTTCATGGAACAAAGCCCTTGAGATGTTGATGAATGATTCCTCTGCCGCTGTGGAAATCACGACGGCATTTTCAAATCATTACTTCATTCAACGTTCGATGGTATTTCCCGAACTCTGGAAAGTGGCACAAACGCTTGATGTGAACGATGTTTCGTTCCCCGTGAGAACACCTTCCGGGTACGTTATCATTCAATTATTATCAACAGTAAAAAAGGGTTCAACGCCTCAGTACGAACTTGTGCAGGATGAAGTGCGAGCCCGGTATCTGAGAGAAAAAAAACAATTGCAAATAGATTCACTCATTGGAACTCTGCGCGCACAAACGACTGTTGAAATGCTACTGCCGACCGTGCAGGAAACCGATACAATTCAAAATGAAATTCATGATTAA
- a CDS encoding peptidylprolyl isomerase codes for MIKKYLFPLCCSLMLFPLFLTAQQEVLDRVVALVGKETILLSEMKAELEFYAFNLQTDPNTPGLAEKTLDALVDQKLILAKAQDDTTLFVTEDEVDRSLEGMIAQRSQQAGSERRLEEMYGMTIGRMRREWRDEMRKYILAEKLSKKKTSEVQCSRREVEEFFALYKDSLPPVKEELELYHIFKIPVISDAVRKTVMTQAQAILDSVKAGGDFATYAKEFSIDGGSGANGGDLGWVRRGEFVKEFEEAAFALKDSQFADLVETKFGVHIIQLLERRGDAIHSRHILFRMERDSSSIYETINFLSSLKDSVKNGTSFSELAKRYSEDKESALLGGLIGAYPIDQFEDAMLVAISDLKEGEISTPLMVADGNTKGYHIVWLKKRVPEHKMNLTDDWKRIEQLAVGYKGNKVYREWLKQLREEIYWETRL; via the coding sequence ATGATTAAAAAATACTTGTTTCCGCTCTGCTGTTCACTGATGTTGTTCCCGCTATTTCTCACAGCACAGCAGGAAGTTCTTGACCGTGTTGTCGCGTTGGTGGGAAAAGAAACGATTCTCCTTTCGGAAATGAAAGCCGAACTTGAGTTTTACGCCTTCAATCTGCAAACCGACCCCAACACACCCGGACTTGCGGAGAAAACCCTCGACGCACTCGTTGACCAAAAATTGATTCTCGCCAAAGCGCAAGATGATACAACCCTCTTCGTTACCGAAGATGAAGTTGACCGTTCACTCGAAGGAATGATTGCACAACGTTCGCAACAAGCGGGCAGTGAGCGCCGTCTCGAAGAAATGTACGGCATGACCATCGGGAGAATGCGACGCGAGTGGCGGGATGAAATGCGGAAATATATTCTCGCGGAAAAATTATCGAAAAAGAAAACGAGTGAAGTGCAATGCTCACGCCGGGAAGTCGAAGAATTTTTTGCACTCTATAAAGATAGTCTCCCACCGGTGAAGGAAGAACTTGAACTCTACCATATTTTCAAAATTCCCGTCATCAGCGATGCAGTGCGAAAAACTGTTATGACACAAGCACAGGCGATTTTAGATTCGGTGAAAGCAGGAGGTGATTTTGCAACGTACGCAAAAGAATTTTCCATTGATGGCGGTTCCGGCGCGAACGGAGGAGATTTGGGTTGGGTTCGCAGGGGGGAGTTTGTGAAAGAGTTTGAAGAAGCCGCGTTCGCTCTTAAAGATAGTCAGTTTGCTGATTTGGTTGAAACGAAATTTGGCGTTCACATTATTCAATTGTTGGAGCGCCGCGGCGATGCGATTCATTCACGACATATTTTATTCAGGATGGAGCGTGACAGTTCGTCCATCTACGAAACAATCAACTTCCTTTCCTCGTTGAAAGACAGCGTGAAGAACGGAACAAGTTTCTCTGAACTTGCAAAACGATATTCCGAAGATAAAGAATCGGCATTGCTCGGCGGTCTCATCGGCGCATACCCGATTGACCAATTCGAAGATGCGATGCTTGTCGCCATTTCGGATTTGAAAGAAGGAGAAATCAGCACGCCGCTGATGGTTGCCGACGGAAACACGAAAGGCTATCATATTGTCTGGCTGAAAAAACGCGTTCCCGAACACAAGATGAATTTGACAGACGACTGGAAACGCATTGAACAACTTGCGGTCGGCTATAAAGGAAACAAAGTCTATCGCGAGTGGTTGAAACAACTGCGTGAAGAAATTTATTGGGAGACGAGATTGTAA
- a CDS encoding MoxR family ATPase, which translates to MTEQPQQINDVEAVASLKNNFDAMKKEIGKVIIGQETIVEHLLIAMLSRGHGLLVGVPGLAKTLLIKTLAQVLDLQFSRIQFTPDLMPSDITGTEIIEDDRATGSKAFKFIKGPIFGNIVLADEINRTPPKTQAALLEAMQEHHVTAAGQTYRLSEPFFVLATQNPIEQEGTYPLPEAQLDRFMFNLWLDYPSHKEELEIVKSTTSMYVPTLKHILSGKEIVMYQDLVRRVPVADHVIEYAVGLVAKTRTTSPTVPQFIKDWLSWGAGPRASQYLILGAKTRAILQGRHSPDIEDVRAIAIPVLRHRIVPNFNAEADGVTAIQIVEKLLSTD; encoded by the coding sequence ATGACAGAACAACCACAACAAATAAACGATGTCGAAGCAGTTGCTTCTTTGAAGAACAACTTCGATGCGATGAAAAAAGAAATCGGCAAAGTTATCATCGGACAGGAAACGATTGTTGAGCATTTGCTTATTGCGATGCTATCACGCGGGCATGGTCTGCTCGTCGGTGTGCCGGGTCTTGCGAAGACGTTGCTCATCAAAACACTTGCGCAGGTGCTTGATTTACAATTCAGCAGAATTCAATTCACCCCCGACTTAATGCCGAGCGACATCACCGGAACGGAAATCATAGAAGATGACCGCGCAACCGGAAGCAAGGCGTTCAAGTTTATCAAGGGCCCGATTTTCGGCAATATCGTTCTTGCGGATGAAATCAACAGAACGCCGCCGAAAACACAAGCCGCGCTCCTCGAAGCGATGCAGGAACATCACGTCACTGCGGCGGGACAAACGTATCGCCTTTCCGAGCCGTTCTTTGTTCTTGCAACACAAAACCCCATCGAACAGGAAGGAACGTATCCCCTCCCCGAAGCGCAACTCGACCGGTTCATGTTCAACCTCTGGCTCGATTATCCTTCACACAAGGAGGAATTGGAAATCGTTAAATCAACAACGAGCATGTACGTGCCGACATTGAAGCATATTCTGAGCGGAAAAGAAATTGTGATGTATCAGGACTTGGTGAGGCGCGTTCCCGTTGCCGACCACGTCATCGAATACGCCGTCGGACTTGTCGCGAAGACACGAACGACATCGCCGACTGTTCCTCAGTTCATCAAAGATTGGTTGAGTTGGGGCGCGGGTCCCCGTGCTTCACAGTATTTGATTCTCGGGGCGAAGACGCGTGCAATCCTGCAAGGTCGGCACTCGCCCGATATTGAAGATGTACGTGCAATTGCAATTCCCGTTCTCCGTCATCGCATCGTTCCGAACTTCAACGCGGAAGCAGATGGCGTTACGGCAATTCAAATTGTTGAGAAACTTCTCTCCACAGATTAA
- a CDS encoding S8 family peptidase has product MSRAVLTAWSLTIVMMASPFEHLHAQSPKKYWVWFTDKGNGIPASGTLSKSVKAYQTALEILSPKSLQRRAKVLPLESLIDAADVPVFQSYIKQIERAGGVLHQQSRWFNAASFTLTTNQIETVYQFSFVKEITPVVVLKGKPLPQEKEQRTFSLSKLTSFDYGPSLAQVDAVNVLPLHQMGVTGNNVRVGMLDSGFRWKIHESLQERKVIAEYDFIFHDSVTSNETGDASNQDGHGTYTFSTLGGFKEGKLIGPAFDAEFLLAKTEYIPTETRIEEDDWAAGIEWLESNGADVVSSSVAYNTFDGGSGYLWDNGDFNGRTSITSRAALRAARLGVLVCNSMGNEGNGDGVVGTMMTPADADSILSVGAISVDKYLAYFSSTGPTNDGRIKPDVVAPGMFIYCARPGTNSYTTQQGTSLAAPLAAGSAALVLSARPELTPIQVRDALRNTADTSNNSNIHQFPNNFLGWGSVNAFNAALSFGPIFSNQPTITSFGTSNTISTIIVSKFGIKSDSVFLSYAIDGGTFTSVPMQFDSSMFFPSSGRYIVTLPPISANSLVQFFIEARDSNGNSYQSPSPALNRKWQFCCGTTGVWSGSALPKHAELLQNFPNPFNSSTTISFETERCEPVDVTVYSLSGQKVKTLYNAPSQPPAMNFRWNGDAENGTSVASGVYFVRLTTPTFSSTKTMLLLR; this is encoded by the coding sequence ATGTCACGCGCTGTTTTGACAGCATGGAGTCTTACTATCGTAATGATGGCAAGTCCGTTCGAGCATCTTCATGCTCAATCGCCCAAGAAATATTGGGTGTGGTTCACTGACAAAGGGAACGGAATTCCCGCATCAGGAACACTCAGCAAGAGCGTGAAAGCCTATCAAACAGCATTGGAAATTCTCTCTCCAAAATCATTGCAACGCCGCGCGAAAGTCCTTCCATTGGAATCGCTCATTGATGCGGCGGATGTTCCTGTTTTCCAATCGTACATCAAACAAATTGAACGGGCTGGCGGCGTGTTGCATCAGCAAAGCCGGTGGTTTAATGCGGCAAGTTTCACACTCACAACAAACCAAATCGAAACTGTATATCAATTCTCGTTCGTAAAAGAAATTACTCCTGTGGTTGTTTTGAAAGGCAAACCGTTGCCGCAGGAAAAAGAACAGCGAACATTTTCTCTCTCCAAACTCACTTCGTTTGATTACGGACCATCGCTCGCACAAGTTGATGCCGTGAATGTTCTTCCGTTGCATCAGATGGGAGTTACGGGAAACAATGTTCGGGTCGGAATGTTAGATTCAGGATTTAGATGGAAGATTCATGAATCATTACAGGAACGAAAAGTAATAGCCGAATACGATTTTATTTTTCATGACAGCGTCACCTCGAACGAAACAGGCGACGCAAGCAATCAGGATGGACACGGAACGTACACGTTCTCAACGCTCGGCGGTTTCAAAGAAGGCAAACTCATCGGTCCCGCGTTCGATGCGGAATTTCTTCTTGCAAAGACAGAATATATTCCGACCGAAACACGAATTGAAGAAGACGACTGGGCGGCTGGAATTGAATGGCTCGAATCGAACGGTGCAGATGTTGTCAGCAGTTCCGTTGCCTACAATACATTCGATGGTGGTAGCGGGTATTTATGGGATAACGGAGATTTCAATGGTCGCACTTCGATAACATCACGTGCAGCATTGCGCGCTGCACGGCTTGGTGTTCTCGTGTGCAATTCGATGGGGAACGAAGGAAACGGTGATGGAGTTGTGGGAACAATGATGACTCCTGCGGATGCGGATAGTATTCTTTCCGTCGGAGCGATTTCTGTTGATAAGTATCTCGCGTACTTCAGTTCAACCGGACCGACAAACGACGGACGCATCAAACCGGATGTTGTCGCGCCCGGGATGTTTATCTACTGCGCGAGACCGGGAACGAATTCCTACACAACACAACAAGGAACTTCACTCGCGGCTCCGCTTGCCGCGGGCTCTGCCGCACTGGTTCTTTCTGCCCGTCCCGAGTTGACGCCGATTCAGGTTCGTGACGCGCTGAGAAACACAGCCGACACATCGAACAACTCGAACATCCATCAGTTTCCAAATAATTTTCTCGGCTGGGGTTCCGTCAATGCGTTTAACGCCGCGCTGTCGTTCGGTCCGATTTTCAGCAATCAACCGACGATTACTTCCTTCGGAACAAGCAATACGATTTCCACCATCATCGTCAGTAAGTTCGGCATCAAATCTGATTCTGTATTTCTTTCCTATGCTATAGATGGCGGCACATTCACTTCCGTGCCGATGCAGTTTGATTCTTCAATGTTCTTCCCGTCGTCCGGTCGTTACATAGTTACGCTTCCTCCGATTTCGGCAAACTCGCTTGTTCAGTTTTTTATCGAAGCAAGAGACAGCAATGGAAATTCCTATCAAAGTCCCTCGCCTGCGCTGAACAGGAAATGGCAATTCTGTTGTGGAACGACCGGCGTATGGAGCGGCTCCGCTCTACCGAAACACGCGGAGTTGTTACAGAATTTCCCCAATCCGTTCAACTCCTCCACCACAATTTCTTTTGAAACGGAACGGTGCGAGCCGGTTGATGTAACCGTCTATTCGCTGAGCGGACAAAAAGTAAAAACATTGTACAACGCGCCTTCGCAACCGCCCGCGATGAACTTCCGTTGGAATGGCGACGCAGAAAACGGTACATCGGTTGCAAGCGGCGTCTATTTCGTTCGACTCACCACACCGACATTTTCATCCACCAAAACGATGCTTCTCCTCAGATAA
- a CDS encoding VWA domain-containing protein, which produces MEWRRRKRYIGCKRRLFRSTHHTDIFIHQNDASPQIMIFAELSFSLQGNILLLSLLFLIGIGLAWLFYRYTLPPLPPRRRFILSTLRALTLSLILMLFFEPILHLIQRDEQPPIVAVLVDNSQSMTLNDGSESVRRFLKNEPFKSLSSPVDVRTYNFSSTLPKATLESPDSLRFNGETTNLSEVVSQIKKRLVSENIQSVVLVSDGNFNVGKNPIYDAEALGIPVYTIGVGDTIEQKDLLVEKVVTNSIAYAETRVPVDVTIKSSGFGGENVEVSLLEGTNVVERKVIMLENGTREYPVRLNFEPKEEGMSKFSVTVSELPGELTTKNNTQSFFVKVLKSKLRVLLLAGAPSPDVPAIRQALTEEQHFSVQARIQKSSSEFYEGEVTPSLFDSTDCFVLAGFPSAQTSSQLLQELRNSIEQTKKPLLFVNGKSTDYRKLEQLEPLLPFGWTNHSTMEALIFATVPERQKTNTLVRLEGTVSAETWQQMPPIYKTQTMFKIKPEAEMLAAARIQNIVLPEPLVATRNVNRLKSFAITGYGVWRWSLLADERNEQSEFLPMLFVNAVRWLTTKDEGKNVRVSPTKEMFTTAEPLEFTAQVYDEQLRPNDDAEVTVTLHKGNETKELALTALGNGLYEGASESIGEGDYTFEGTAVADGRTLGTDKGKFTVGQMNVEFLETKMNKQLLEQLAFRTDGKYFPLASAQRFADEIKTQQQFTSKEIVQSSEIELWNWYYLVGVIVLLLAVEWFLRKQSGMI; this is translated from the coding sequence TTGGAATGGCGACGCAGAAAACGGTACATCGGTTGCAAGCGGCGTCTATTTCGTTCGACTCACCACACCGACATTTTCATCCACCAAAACGATGCTTCTCCTCAGATAATGATTTTTGCCGAACTTTCTTTTTCGCTTCAGGGAAATATTCTTCTTCTGAGTTTGCTCTTCCTCATCGGTATCGGGCTGGCGTGGTTGTTTTACCGCTACACACTTCCGCCGCTTCCACCGAGACGGCGGTTCATACTTTCAACTCTGCGCGCTCTTACGCTCTCTCTTATTTTGATGTTGTTCTTCGAGCCAATTCTCCATCTCATACAACGGGATGAACAACCGCCTATTGTTGCAGTGCTGGTTGATAATTCACAAAGCATGACGCTGAATGACGGAAGTGAATCTGTCCGCCGTTTCCTCAAGAACGAACCGTTCAAGTCGCTCTCATCTCCTGTTGATGTTCGAACGTATAACTTTTCTTCAACTCTGCCGAAGGCGACGCTTGAATCACCCGACTCGCTCAGGTTCAACGGAGAGACGACGAATCTTTCGGAAGTTGTTTCGCAAATCAAGAAGCGACTCGTCAGCGAAAATATTCAATCGGTTGTGTTAGTGAGTGATGGAAATTTCAATGTCGGAAAAAATCCGATTTACGATGCGGAAGCATTAGGGATTCCGGTCTATACAATCGGCGTTGGCGATACAATCGAACAAAAAGATTTGTTGGTAGAGAAAGTTGTCACCAACAGCATTGCCTATGCTGAGACAAGAGTACCTGTTGATGTGACCATTAAAAGTTCCGGATTTGGCGGAGAGAATGTGGAAGTCTCGTTGCTTGAAGGAACGAACGTCGTCGAACGGAAAGTCATCATGCTGGAAAACGGAACGCGGGAATATCCTGTTCGTCTGAACTTCGAGCCGAAAGAAGAAGGCATGTCAAAATTCTCCGTCACTGTTTCGGAATTACCCGGAGAATTGACAACGAAGAATAATACGCAATCGTTTTTTGTGAAAGTGCTGAAAAGTAAACTACGTGTGTTGCTCCTTGCCGGAGCGCCAAGTCCCGATGTTCCTGCCATCCGACAGGCGCTGACGGAAGAACAACATTTCAGCGTTCAGGCGCGCATTCAAAAGAGTTCTTCGGAATTTTATGAAGGAGAGGTGACGCCCTCTCTCTTTGATAGCACCGATTGTTTTGTGCTTGCCGGATTTCCTTCAGCACAAACTTCGTCTCAACTCTTGCAGGAATTGAGAAACAGCATCGAACAAACAAAGAAGCCGCTCCTGTTCGTCAACGGAAAATCTACCGACTACCGGAAATTAGAGCAACTCGAACCGCTTCTTCCGTTCGGTTGGACAAATCATAGCACGATGGAAGCGCTTATCTTTGCCACCGTTCCCGAACGACAGAAAACGAACACGCTTGTTCGTTTGGAAGGAACTGTGAGCGCAGAGACGTGGCAACAGATGCCGCCGATTTACAAAACACAAACGATGTTCAAAATCAAACCGGAAGCGGAGATGCTTGCGGCAGCGCGAATACAAAACATTGTTCTGCCCGAACCGTTGGTCGCGACCCGGAATGTCAACCGACTCAAATCATTTGCCATCACCGGCTATGGTGTGTGGCGATGGAGTTTACTTGCCGATGAACGGAACGAACAGAGCGAGTTTCTCCCAATGTTGTTTGTCAATGCGGTGCGATGGCTGACAACAAAAGATGAAGGAAAAAATGTTCGTGTGAGTCCGACGAAAGAAATGTTTACCACTGCCGAACCGTTGGAGTTTACCGCGCAAGTGTATGACGAACAACTTCGCCCAAACGATGACGCAGAGGTAACGGTAACTCTTCACAAAGGAAACGAGACAAAAGAACTTGCTCTCACTGCGCTTGGTAACGGTTTGTATGAAGGCGCGAGCGAAAGTATCGGCGAAGGAGATTATACGTTTGAAGGAACGGCGGTTGCTGACGGACGCACGCTCGGCACAGACAAAGGAAAGTTCACCGTCGGACAAATGAACGTGGAGTTCCTTGAGACGAAAATGAACAAGCAACTGCTCGAACAACTTGCGTTCAGAACAGACGGAAAGTATTTCCCGCTTGCATCTGCACAACGGTTTGCGGATGAAATCAAAACACAACAGCAATTCACATCAAAAGAAATTGTTCAATCCTCCGAAATCGAATTGTGGAACTGGTATTATCTTGTCGGCGTGATTGTTCTTTTGCTTGCAGTGGAATGGTTCTTGCGGAAGCAGAGCGGGATGATATAA
- a CDS encoding zf-HC2 domain-containing protein, translating to MKHLIPPYVAGTLSQDEKKLVDHELKTSDELRQELSFWLHARVATESHFEYLQEGHVASETITAYAEGTIKSESERETVEQHLNQCTSCSDEVALVRKTILPVASEVQRPNQKEVTSLFERLFGQLFKPVIAVPVGIIAVIFFVIIINRQLEQIGRSVSVTLEYQSVPRGNNGNRLPELNLSQDVTMVEATLIVPEPSQASWYSVQLVPPSGVAIPLIDTLKNYSNEGGSVRLKIEIPVRNFTQSNEKYTITVQELSSTPEEQFSGEMYEMQFRAVRK from the coding sequence TTGAAACACCTCATACCGCCGTACGTTGCCGGCACGCTTTCACAGGATGAAAAAAAATTGGTTGATCACGAACTGAAAACCTCTGATGAATTGCGACAAGAATTATCATTTTGGCTTCACGCCCGCGTCGCTACGGAATCTCACTTCGAATATTTGCAGGAAGGACATGTAGCGTCCGAAACCATTACCGCTTACGCTGAGGGAACAATCAAATCGGAAAGCGAACGAGAAACTGTTGAGCAACATCTCAATCAATGCACTTCTTGCAGTGATGAAGTTGCATTAGTGAGAAAAACAATTCTCCCGGTTGCATCAGAAGTTCAGAGACCAAATCAAAAAGAAGTTACCTCCTTGTTTGAACGTCTCTTCGGTCAATTGTTCAAACCGGTCATTGCTGTTCCGGTGGGAATTATTGCAGTGATATTCTTTGTCATAATTATCAACAGACAGCTGGAACAAATTGGACGAAGTGTTTCAGTGACTCTTGAGTATCAGTCTGTTCCGCGCGGGAATAATGGAAACCGGTTGCCGGAATTAAATCTTTCTCAGGATGTAACGATGGTTGAAGCAACGCTTATTGTTCCGGAACCTTCACAAGCATCATGGTATTCCGTTCAACTTGTTCCACCAAGTGGAGTAGCAATTCCGCTTATTGATACTCTGAAAAATTATTCTAACGAAGGAGGGAGCGTGCGATTGAAAATTGAAATCCCGGTGCGTAATTTTACACAATCAAATGAAAAGTACACCATCACCGTTCAAGAACTATCATCTACGCCTGAGGAACAATTTTCCGGAGAGATGTATGAAATGCAGTTTCGGGCAGTGAGAAAATAA
- a CDS encoding sigma-70 family RNA polymerase sigma factor, translated as MTDERIIKGFISGERDSFRVVEEWIREIISRKLWVENISPEEIFSDVQLKLLLIFRQDSFVSSSNLKAFVQTVTRNTLIDCIRSFKRAKLRFKTLNEEFPDSNNQEKEFLQQEELLLFNRIVSHLGTQCRELWKFLLNERLTYKQIAARIETTEATIKMRVFRCKEQAIELRKKLS; from the coding sequence GTGACCGACGAACGCATTATCAAAGGATTTATCAGCGGCGAGAGGGATTCGTTCCGCGTGGTGGAGGAATGGATTCGGGAAATCATCTCGCGAAAACTTTGGGTGGAGAATATTTCACCGGAAGAGATATTTTCCGATGTTCAACTCAAACTCCTGCTCATCTTCCGCCAGGATTCTTTCGTTTCTTCATCAAACTTGAAAGCATTTGTTCAAACTGTTACACGAAACACATTGATAGATTGCATCAGGAGTTTCAAACGCGCCAAACTTCGTTTCAAAACATTAAATGAAGAATTCCCTGATTCGAACAATCAGGAGAAAGAATTTTTGCAACAGGAAGAATTATTGTTGTTTAACCGCATCGTCAGTCATCTCGGAACACAATGCAGGGAACTCTGGAAGTTTCTTCTGAACGAACGACTCACGTATAAACAAATCGCCGCAAGGATTGAGACAACAGAGGCAACGATTAAAATGCGCGTGTTCCGTTGCAAAGAACAAGCAATCGAACTACGGAAGAAACTCTCATGA